A part of Paenibacillus sp. 481 genomic DNA contains:
- the lepB gene encoding signal peptidase I, which translates to MKQNWLKKLTMDFVVPAAIALTLSLTIQKVAYAQILVNQDSMNQTYEEGDRLLENKWVYKLNEPERGDVVIIEPDFSGERLIKRVVAVAGDRFDIRDGQLYINDKVVEEPHALGNTMPKGMSIPTLVPAGHVIVLGDNRENSKDSRDLGFVPNDSLEGKVEAKLWPWR; encoded by the coding sequence ATGAAGCAGAATTGGTTGAAGAAGTTGACGATGGATTTTGTGGTACCGGCAGCGATCGCCTTAACGCTTAGCTTAACGATCCAGAAGGTCGCTTATGCGCAAATTCTCGTTAATCAAGACTCTATGAATCAAACGTATGAAGAGGGTGATCGCCTCTTAGAAAATAAGTGGGTGTATAAATTAAATGAGCCCGAGCGTGGGGATGTGGTCATTATTGAACCGGATTTTTCCGGTGAACGACTGATTAAACGTGTTGTGGCAGTTGCAGGTGACCGTTTTGATATCCGTGATGGACAGCTGTACATAAACGATAAGGTGGTTGAAGAGCCTCATGCCTTAGGGAACACGATGCCCAAAGGGATGAGCATTCCGACACTTGTCCCAGCAGGGCACGTCATTGTACTTGGGGATAATCGGGAAAATAGTAAGGATAGCCGTGATTTAGGCTTCGTCCCGAATGACTCATTAGAAGGCAAAGTGGAGGCCAAGTTGTGGCCTTGGCGTTAA
- a CDS encoding DegV family protein has protein sequence MSRIKIFSDSTCDLPKDLIDQYDISIIPLYVTFGETAYRDGVEMTTERMYKLVDEQGSLPKTAAPSPADFMAAFEPFVREGRDILYIGLSSELSSTQQNAKLAADMLQESYTANISVFDSLNLATGIGLQVMKAVRAAEAGQTVDQIVHMLEAVRPQVETEFIIDTLDYLYKGGRCSGLTNLLGSLLKIRPSIKVVNGKMTPANKTRGKREKALESLLNNALQHADEMDGDMIFVTHSMCYEDAVNIRAELLARTNTQHVYISDTGCVISSHCGAKTLGIVYAKKS, from the coding sequence ATGAGCCGCATCAAAATCTTTTCGGACAGCACGTGTGATCTGCCGAAAGACTTGATAGACCAATACGATATCAGCATCATCCCGCTTTACGTTACGTTTGGCGAGACGGCCTATCGCGACGGAGTCGAAATGACAACAGAGCGAATGTACAAGCTAGTCGACGAGCAAGGAAGTTTACCTAAGACCGCTGCTCCATCGCCTGCTGATTTTATGGCTGCTTTTGAGCCTTTCGTTCGGGAAGGGCGCGATATTTTGTATATCGGCTTGTCCTCTGAACTGTCTTCAACTCAGCAAAATGCGAAGCTTGCAGCTGACATGTTGCAAGAAAGCTACACTGCCAATATTTCAGTGTTTGATTCGCTTAACCTAGCAACGGGTATCGGCCTTCAAGTCATGAAAGCTGTACGGGCAGCAGAGGCGGGACAAACCGTTGATCAAATTGTACACATGTTAGAAGCAGTCCGTCCACAAGTGGAGACGGAATTTATCATCGATACGTTAGACTACTTGTATAAAGGTGGACGCTGTAGTGGACTTACGAACCTACTAGGCAGCTTGCTTAAAATACGTCCATCCATTAAAGTTGTGAACGGTAAAATGACGCCCGCGAACAAGACACGCGGGAAACGTGAAAAAGCGTTGGAAAGCTTGCTGAACAACGCCTTGCAGCATGCAGATGAAATGGATGGCGACATGATCTTCGTCACTCATTCGATGTGCTACGAGGATGCAGTGAATATTCGTGCTGAACTTCTAGCACGTACCAACACGCAACACGTATACATTTCCGACACAGGCTGTGTCATTTCCAGCCATTGTGGTGCCAAGACGCTTGGCATCGTTTATGCTAAAAAAAGCTAA
- a CDS encoding GNAT family N-acetyltransferase, translated as MPHYFGNRIRLREYRESDMEAMRKWVNDPEVTESLHDLFLSPHSYTTTESFKNEVMKPRDNIRSFVIAEKESEAYIGQIDLHIDWKNRIGTIGIVIGRKELFGQGYGEEAIRVLQAVAFDQLQLNRVQLEVLEPNERAYRCYIKCGFVEEGRQRQRVFRNGRYLDMIGLGLLREQYEQDERQQPYRKLAYWGTKQLE; from the coding sequence ATGCCTCACTATTTTGGGAATCGGATTCGCTTAAGAGAGTATCGGGAAAGTGATATGGAAGCCATGCGCAAGTGGGTAAATGATCCGGAAGTAACGGAGAGCTTGCATGATCTGTTCTTGTCTCCGCATTCGTATACAACGACGGAATCGTTTAAGAATGAAGTAATGAAGCCAAGAGACAATATTCGTTCGTTTGTCATCGCAGAAAAAGAGTCGGAAGCATATATCGGTCAAATTGATTTGCATATAGATTGGAAAAATCGTATCGGTACGATCGGGATCGTAATCGGGCGCAAAGAGTTGTTTGGTCAAGGCTATGGCGAAGAAGCCATTCGCGTCTTGCAGGCGGTCGCGTTCGACCAGCTCCAATTGAACCGTGTTCAATTGGAAGTATTGGAACCGAATGAGCGTGCGTATCGCTGCTATATCAAGTGCGGTTTTGTGGAGGAAGGACGTCAGCGTCAGCGTGTGTTCCGCAATGGACGCTACTTGGATATGATTGGGCTCGGTTTATTGCGAGAGCAATATGAGCAGGATGAGCGTCAGCAGCCCTATCGCAAGCTCGCTTATTGGGGAACCAAGCAGTTGGAGTAG